In Nitrososphaera sp., the following are encoded in one genomic region:
- a CDS encoding transcriptional regulator: MVVDQVRPEMSSDSEVDIIPTYANTEKTFFELASEQRLSIIFRLNDKSAKISQLAKDLNITMQEAHRNVNRLQDAGLIEKDPEGIFSLTTFGNTIIKQIPTFNYLSKHKEYFSEHILGELPIKFIMRLGALDHCEFVKGIVAILERWKDIYRQANEYIYEVVPQVPMDLIEPAVGRVRHSGVKYSYVLPKNAITAVGRKELLKKLGHSELLNKAAIERKMVESVQVAVILNEKHAAVMFPTQKGETDMNMIFYSADRIFHEWCLDYFRYRWYGGDVFDESKIQEI; the protein is encoded by the coding sequence ATGGTGGTCGATCAGGTAAGGCCTGAAATGTCCAGCGACTCCGAAGTCGACATCATCCCCACCTACGCGAACACCGAAAAGACGTTCTTTGAACTGGCAAGCGAGCAGCGCCTCTCCATTATTTTCCGGTTGAATGACAAGAGCGCCAAGATATCCCAGCTCGCAAAGGACCTCAACATCACCATGCAGGAGGCGCACAGAAACGTAAACAGACTGCAGGATGCGGGGCTAATCGAAAAGGATCCCGAAGGCATCTTTTCATTAACTACTTTCGGCAATACTATTATCAAGCAGATTCCGACTTTCAATTACCTTTCAAAGCACAAGGAGTATTTTTCGGAGCACATACTCGGCGAGCTTCCCATAAAATTCATCATGAGGCTAGGAGCGCTGGACCATTGTGAATTTGTTAAAGGAATTGTTGCTATTCTGGAGAGATGGAAGGACATTTACCGGCAAGCCAATGAATACATTTACGAAGTTGTTCCGCAGGTTCCGATGGATCTCATTGAACCTGCGGTCGGCAGAGTAAGGCACTCCGGTGTAAAGTACTCATATGTGCTACCCAAAAACGCGATCACAGCCGTGGGAAGGAAGGAGCTCCTGAAAAAATTGGGCCACAGCGAGCTGCTAAACAAGGCTGCAATCGAGCGCAAGATGGTCGAAAGCGTTCAGGTAGCAGTGATTCTAAACGAAAAACATGCTGCGGTCATGTTTCCGACGCAAAAGGGGGAAACGGATATGAACATGATATTCTACAGCGCCGACAGAATTTTTCACGAGTGGTGCCTGGACTATTTCAGATACCGCTGGTACGGTGGCGATGTCTTTGACGAGAGCAAGATTCAAGAGATCTAG
- a CDS encoding Lrp/AsnC ligand binding domain-containing protein, which produces MISSLVLANCFLFQDDSIQAALQKINGVQQVFRTLGVYDLVIRVQAEDEDKLKQVVKKIKGIDGIQSVLTNIIHKPEDATSVSTDAV; this is translated from the coding sequence ATGATTTCGAGCCTTGTTCTTGCGAATTGCTTCCTTTTCCAAGACGACTCCATTCAGGCAGCTTTGCAAAAGATTAACGGCGTCCAGCAGGTGTTTCGGACTTTGGGCGTGTACGATTTGGTAATAAGGGTACAAGCAGAAGACGAGGACAAGCTAAAGCAAGTTGTTAAGAAGATAAAAGGCATTGACGGTATCCAGTCTGTCCTTACGAACATTATCCATAAACCTGAAGACGCTACATCAGTAAGCACCGACGCGGTTTAG
- a CDS encoding helix-turn-helix domain-containing protein encodes MLLPSEIEAKSLIPAVRAILAKKLIREFSLKEEDVAKVLGITQAAVSNYVRGTRGDVELISKLESVREVMRMVDDIAKDLSTNKAYTPSTLAKFVGLCNYMRYTLIICDVHHSMESNIDEQICEQCRGTLVRQH; translated from the coding sequence ATGCTTCTGCCTTCTGAAATCGAAGCCAAATCCCTTATTCCCGCAGTGAGAGCTATTCTCGCAAAAAAACTGATCAGAGAGTTTTCTCTGAAAGAGGAGGATGTCGCCAAGGTTCTTGGAATTACGCAGGCTGCAGTGAGCAACTATGTGCGCGGAACAAGGGGAGACGTCGAACTGATTTCAAAACTGGAATCAGTGAGAGAAGTTATGCGAATGGTAGACGACATTGCGAAGGATCTTTCAACTAATAAGGCATATACTCCAAGCACTCTTGCCAAGTTCGTTGGACTCTGTAACTACATGCGCTACACTCTGATAATCTGCGATGTGCACCACTCCATGGAGTCAAATATTGACGAACAAATCTGCGAGCAGTGTCGCGGGACGCTTGTTAGGCAGCATTGA
- a CDS encoding zinc-dependent dehydrogenase, producing MKAILTRGRSEVDVNDVAPPRLVNPGDVVVRMRACGLCGSDLEKVYGQYGMTSARLGHEPAGEIVEVGSAVSDFAVGDRVFVHHHVACYSCHFCRHGDYTMCPKYQSSNIDPCGLAEKFLVPEWNVSRGGMIRLPASLDYDAASLVEPLACCIRALGKSSFQEGDDVAVLGCGPAGMMHVALATDLGAGNVFASDVNEFRLAFAAKSGAVALNASSADISARIKADTDGRGVDLCIVATGSTKAILQAFEITRRGGDIVLFGVPPKGSQMAIDASRLYSLEHSLIPSYAASEIETNQAIRLLENRRLNLDSLITHRFDISQGAEAVRCAHDAKDAMKVIITTK from the coding sequence TTGAAAGCGATTCTTACCCGCGGTCGGAGCGAGGTGGATGTTAACGATGTGGCACCTCCCCGGCTCGTAAACCCCGGCGACGTCGTTGTCAGGATGCGCGCCTGCGGTCTGTGCGGCTCTGACCTTGAAAAGGTATATGGCCAGTACGGAATGACCTCTGCCCGCCTGGGGCATGAGCCGGCGGGAGAGATAGTTGAGGTGGGCTCCGCTGTGAGCGACTTTGCAGTCGGCGACAGAGTATTTGTGCACCACCACGTGGCCTGCTATTCATGCCACTTTTGCAGGCACGGAGATTATACAATGTGCCCGAAATACCAGTCAAGCAACATCGACCCATGTGGTCTGGCAGAGAAGTTCCTTGTTCCCGAATGGAACGTTTCTAGGGGTGGAATGATAAGACTTCCGGCGTCGCTGGATTACGACGCCGCCTCTCTTGTAGAGCCCTTGGCATGCTGCATCCGAGCACTTGGCAAGTCTTCGTTCCAAGAAGGCGACGACGTTGCGGTTCTCGGCTGCGGACCAGCGGGCATGATGCACGTAGCGCTGGCAACCGATCTTGGGGCCGGGAACGTGTTTGCAAGTGACGTCAACGAGTTTCGGCTTGCATTTGCCGCCAAGAGCGGCGCGGTAGCGCTTAATGCCTCCAGCGCTGACATTTCGGCGCGGATAAAAGCCGACACGGACGGCCGCGGCGTTGACTTGTGCATCGTAGCAACTGGAAGCACGAAGGCAATCTTGCAAGCTTTTGAAATCACAAGAAGGGGAGGCGACATCGTGCTCTTTGGCGTTCCACCAAAGGGCTCCCAGATGGCAATCGATGCAAGCAGACTTTACTCCCTGGAGCATTCTCTGATACCAAGCTACGCAGCATCAGAAATAGAGACCAATCAAGCGATAAGGCTCTTGGAAAACAGGAGGCTGAACTTGGACTCGCTTATTACTCACAGGTTTGACATATCCCAGGGCGCAGAGGCAGTGCGATGCGCACATGATGCCAAGGACGCAATGAAAGTCATAATCACGACAAAATAG
- the lsrF gene encoding 3-hydroxy-5-phosphonooxypentane-2,4-dione thiolase, whose protein sequence is MDWGMKNRLSKILRAEDGRCLMLAVDHGYFLGPTERLEVPRNTISPLLRYADSLMLTRGVLRTSVDPDFDIPIVLRVSGGTSIIGEDLSKETITVSIEEAIRLNASCLALSIFVGGKYEHQSLANLARLVDEGEKYGIPVLAVTAVGKEMGRDARYLGLACRVAAELGAHVIKTYYCEDFEQVVEGCPVPLVIAGGKKLPEIDALKLAFDALDHGASGVDMGRNIWQSDHPVAMIKAVKAIVHRKASVKEAEQIFTEERNKTPQTGARKVLKAVSRSGAFD, encoded by the coding sequence ATGGACTGGGGTATGAAGAATCGGCTATCAAAGATACTGCGGGCGGAGGATGGCAGGTGTTTGATGCTCGCCGTAGACCACGGTTATTTCCTTGGACCGACAGAGCGGCTTGAAGTTCCTCGAAATACGATTAGTCCTCTACTGCGCTACGCGGACTCGCTTATGCTTACAAGGGGTGTTCTTCGCACCTCTGTCGATCCAGATTTTGACATTCCCATCGTTCTGCGGGTTTCGGGAGGAACGAGCATCATAGGCGAAGACCTCTCAAAGGAGACAATTACGGTCTCCATAGAAGAGGCCATCCGCCTCAATGCCTCCTGCCTCGCTCTCTCTATTTTTGTAGGCGGCAAGTACGAGCACCAGAGCCTCGCAAACCTCGCCAGGCTCGTCGATGAGGGTGAAAAATACGGCATTCCCGTCTTGGCAGTTACCGCTGTTGGAAAGGAAATGGGCAGAGACGCTCGATATCTGGGACTTGCGTGTCGTGTGGCGGCAGAGCTGGGCGCACACGTCATAAAGACCTACTACTGCGAGGATTTTGAACAGGTGGTGGAGGGTTGCCCAGTGCCCCTTGTTATCGCGGGCGGCAAAAAACTCCCGGAAATTGACGCATTGAAACTGGCGTTTGATGCCCTCGATCACGGGGCTTCGGGCGTTGATATGGGACGAAACATCTGGCAGTCGGACCATCCCGTGGCCATGATAAAAGCCGTCAAGGCCATTGTCCATAGAAAGGCATCAGTCAAAGAGGCCGAGCAGATCTTCACTGAAGAGCGGAACAAGACCCCGCAAACGGGGGCACGAAAGGTGCTAAAGGCTGTCAGCCGCTCGGGCGCCTTTGACTAG
- a CDS encoding nuclear transport factor 2 family protein → MLLEKERIDIEALLTQYFELAKTKELEIIERYLSPRFQKFGDSVPYEKRSRERALMLEQLYFASVSDFDFKISDLEIDVAGERALATFVLDTSGMVVDDYSFRGAAVKSRLRVTVVLEKNQDGWKMLHQHMSRFG, encoded by the coding sequence ATGCTTCTTGAAAAGGAACGAATCGATATAGAAGCTCTTTTGACGCAGTATTTCGAGTTGGCCAAGACTAAGGAACTCGAAATTATAGAAAGGTACCTTTCTCCAAGATTTCAAAAATTCGGCGACTCTGTGCCTTATGAAAAGCGGTCCAGAGAGCGAGCGCTAATGCTTGAGCAGCTGTACTTTGCAAGCGTTTCTGACTTTGATTTCAAGATAAGCGACCTTGAAATCGACGTTGCGGGGGAGCGTGCGCTCGCAACGTTTGTCTTGGATACAAGCGGAATGGTAGTTGACGATTACAGCTTTCGGGGAGCCGCCGTAAAGTCTCGCCTCAGGGTCACGGTTGTGCTTGAGAAAAACCAGGACGGCTGGAAGATGCTCCACCAGCACATGTCGAGGTTTGGCTAG
- the ilvB gene encoding biosynthetic-type acetolactate synthase large subunit — translation MSGAKALISALEKEGVEVIFGLPGGANLPIYDALVGANVRHILVRHEQSASHMADGYARIKRKAGVCFATSGPGATNLVTGIATAYADSSPVVAVTGQVPLNMIGKDAFQETDIIGVANPCTKYAFQPRSPAEIPETVKKAFYIAESGRPGPVLVDIPKDVQTAEAEMKFPDLIKVRGYNPSTEADLSEVGRAVELILKAEKPIIMAGGGVILSGAFAELQALAELLMVPVVTTFKGKGAFPENHPLAMGPIGMHGHAEANKIIIEADCILAIGARFSDRSVGRFDEFGKGMSIIHMDIDPAEIGKNKSVDVAIVGDVKSSLKTLVKLLSKKIPKRASESPWLRRRKELIQYFSETIKDYPRDITAKKSLKKLRELLPAKGIVTTEVGQCQMWASLHFDVIAPGTFFSSTGLGTMGFGFPASIGAKAAAPNVPVVDIAGDGSFNMTENSLAVSVLDKLPVIVFLMNNYMLGMVAQWQRTFYGRRYSGVHQHNCPDYVKIAEAYGAQGIRAQSMTELEKAIKSALKSDVATVIDIPIDPDEDVYPFVAPGTGLKDMIVGG, via the coding sequence ATGTCAGGTGCAAAAGCCTTGATTTCGGCGCTGGAAAAGGAAGGGGTAGAGGTTATCTTTGGCCTTCCCGGAGGCGCAAATCTTCCAATTTACGACGCCCTCGTGGGTGCGAACGTCAGGCACATACTGGTAAGACACGAGCAGTCAGCTTCGCACATGGCTGATGGATACGCCCGCATAAAAAGAAAGGCCGGGGTCTGCTTCGCAACCTCGGGTCCGGGCGCGACCAATCTTGTCACAGGCATAGCCACGGCATACGCGGACTCCTCTCCAGTCGTAGCGGTGACAGGCCAGGTGCCCCTGAATATGATAGGGAAGGACGCGTTCCAGGAGACTGACATTATCGGGGTAGCTAATCCCTGCACGAAATACGCCTTCCAGCCTCGCTCGCCTGCCGAAATTCCCGAAACCGTGAAAAAGGCATTTTACATTGCAGAAAGTGGAAGGCCCGGCCCCGTCCTCGTCGATATCCCAAAGGATGTCCAAACGGCAGAAGCAGAGATGAAATTTCCCGACCTGATAAAAGTGAGGGGCTACAACCCGAGCACAGAAGCCGACCTGTCCGAAGTCGGCAGGGCTGTTGAGCTTATCCTGAAGGCCGAGAAGCCGATAATTATGGCTGGCGGAGGCGTAATCCTTTCCGGTGCGTTCGCTGAATTGCAGGCGCTAGCGGAACTGTTGATGGTGCCGGTGGTGACCACCTTCAAAGGCAAGGGCGCATTCCCTGAAAATCATCCGCTCGCCATGGGTCCCATCGGAATGCATGGACATGCCGAAGCAAACAAGATTATTATCGAGGCTGACTGCATTTTGGCGATAGGCGCGCGTTTCTCGGACAGGTCGGTCGGCCGGTTCGACGAATTTGGAAAGGGCATGAGCATCATTCACATGGACATCGACCCCGCAGAAATCGGCAAGAACAAGTCAGTCGACGTAGCAATAGTGGGCGATGTTAAATCGTCGCTCAAGACGCTCGTGAAACTGCTTTCAAAGAAGATCCCAAAGAGGGCTTCGGAGAGTCCGTGGTTGCGCAGACGAAAGGAGCTGATACAGTACTTTTCAGAAACCATTAAGGACTACCCTCGTGACATTACTGCCAAGAAATCTTTGAAAAAGTTACGCGAACTTCTTCCCGCGAAGGGGATAGTGACAACGGAAGTTGGCCAGTGCCAGATGTGGGCGTCGCTACACTTTGACGTTATTGCCCCTGGAACTTTTTTCAGTTCAACTGGTTTGGGCACAATGGGATTTGGTTTTCCCGCGTCAATCGGAGCAAAAGCCGCGGCGCCAAACGTTCCAGTGGTAGACATTGCGGGCGACGGCTCCTTTAACATGACTGAAAACTCGCTTGCTGTTTCGGTGCTAGACAAGCTGCCGGTAATTGTCTTTTTGATGAACAACTACATGCTGGGGATGGTCGCCCAGTGGCAGAGGACTTTCTATGGGAGGAGGTACAGCGGAGTCCATCAGCACAACTGCCCTGATTATGTAAAGATTGCTGAAGCATACGGTGCCCAAGGGATAAGGGCCCAGTCAATGACTGAACTTGAGAAAGCGATAAAGTCCGCACTCAAGAGTGATGTGGCCACGGTAATTGATATTCCAATTGACCCTGACGAAGATGTCTATCCTTTCGTAGCGCCCGGCACCGGACTTAAGGACATGATTGTGGGAGGCTAG
- the ilvN gene encoding acetolactate synthase small subunit, translating into MATTTTPQTGTAGQPKGNWYIVSALVENKPGVLFRVTNLFRARNFNIESITVGSTEQQDLSRMTITTNSDEKTVEQLIKQLRKLIDVVEVKMLDIDNTVYRELALIKMKAVEPSTRSEIINYATIFRGNILDIGKENITVEITGSPDKIDAFKNLVEHYGISQLARTGVLALQRGLDN; encoded by the coding sequence ATGGCCACCACCACGACTCCGCAGACAGGCACTGCAGGCCAGCCCAAGGGAAACTGGTACATAGTGTCCGCACTTGTGGAAAACAAACCCGGGGTGTTGTTTCGGGTTACCAATCTGTTTCGGGCGAGGAACTTTAACATTGAGAGCATTACAGTCGGCTCGACCGAGCAGCAGGACCTGTCACGCATGACTATAACAACCAACAGCGACGAAAAAACTGTGGAACAATTGATAAAGCAACTGCGCAAGCTGATTGATGTTGTTGAAGTAAAGATGCTGGACATCGACAACACCGTATACCGCGAGCTTGCGCTCATCAAGATGAAAGCAGTAGAGCCTAGCACTCGAAGCGAGATAATTAACTATGCCACCATATTTCGAGGAAACATACTCGACATCGGCAAGGAGAACATCACCGTCGAGATAACCGGCAGCCCGGACAAGATTGACGCTTTCAAGAACCTTGTCGAACATTATGGCATCTCGCAGCTTGCCCGAACCGGAGTCCTTGCCCTTCAGAGGGGTCTTGACAATTGA
- a CDS encoding 2-isopropylmalate synthase: MTEASTLPARRIRIFDTTLRDGEQTPGVSITPEKKIQIASRLDELGVDAIEAGFPVVSHGEVEAIRTIAKNRLNADICALARTIDTDIDAVLACDLGYVHTFIATSDIHMQYKLKMSREQVLSKAITAVEYAKGHGLAVEFSAEDSTRSDRAFLLEVIKGVTEAGADRIDLPDTVGYATPEYISNLVTDVKSATSLPISMHCHDDFGLAVANSLAGIKAGAECAHVTINGLGERAGNASLEELVMALQCLYTSYRHGIKTQMLFETSKFVSNNMGIIVQPNKAIIGENAFGHESGIHTHGIINNPLTYEPISPELVGRKRWLQAGKHAGAHGIRAMLEEFGIQPSDEQLHKIVEQQKNIADKGKAISTADLLSIAGEIMNSGEFEERFKLYDFQIVTGMNMIPTAVVRLNAEGKDLIAAETGVGPVDAALKAIQKISGEVANIKIREFRLESITGGSDALAEVSIKVEDKNGNVVSARKSGEDVVVASVQAVMDAINKVLLKRLLHSKN; the protein is encoded by the coding sequence TTGACTGAAGCAAGTACTTTGCCGGCGCGCCGGATACGGATATTCGATACAACGCTTCGCGACGGCGAGCAGACGCCCGGCGTTTCGATTACCCCTGAAAAGAAGATACAGATTGCCTCGAGATTGGACGAACTCGGGGTCGATGCAATCGAGGCTGGCTTCCCGGTTGTTTCGCACGGAGAGGTTGAGGCGATCAGGACGATAGCCAAAAACAGGCTAAATGCGGACATTTGCGCGCTTGCCCGGACGATTGACACGGACATTGATGCGGTCCTTGCATGCGACCTTGGCTATGTTCACACCTTCATAGCGACTTCCGACATCCACATGCAGTACAAGCTCAAGATGTCCCGCGAGCAGGTGCTAAGCAAGGCGATAACTGCAGTCGAATACGCAAAGGGCCACGGCCTCGCAGTCGAATTCTCCGCAGAGGACTCGACGCGCTCGGACAGGGCATTTCTGTTGGAAGTGATAAAGGGAGTCACGGAGGCAGGGGCCGACAGGATAGACCTTCCTGACACTGTTGGTTATGCAACACCTGAGTACATCTCTAATCTTGTTACGGATGTCAAGAGCGCGACAAGCCTGCCAATAAGTATGCACTGCCACGACGACTTCGGACTGGCGGTTGCAAACTCGCTTGCGGGAATCAAAGCGGGGGCGGAATGCGCACACGTCACCATAAACGGCCTTGGCGAGCGGGCAGGTAATGCATCGCTCGAAGAGCTCGTTATGGCGCTCCAATGCCTCTACACAAGCTACAGGCACGGGATCAAAACGCAGATGCTGTTTGAGACGTCGAAATTCGTTTCGAACAATATGGGGATAATTGTTCAGCCAAACAAGGCAATAATCGGGGAAAACGCGTTTGGCCATGAGTCGGGAATTCACACCCACGGCATCATCAACAATCCCTTGACCTATGAACCGATTAGCCCCGAGCTTGTAGGCAGGAAAAGATGGCTGCAGGCCGGCAAGCACGCGGGCGCCCACGGCATCAGGGCTATGCTGGAGGAGTTCGGGATCCAGCCATCGGACGAGCAGCTGCACAAGATTGTAGAACAACAAAAGAACATCGCCGACAAAGGCAAGGCCATATCCACCGCGGACCTGCTTTCAATAGCCGGCGAAATAATGAACAGCGGTGAATTTGAGGAGAGGTTCAAGCTCTATGACTTTCAGATTGTTACAGGAATGAACATGATCCCTACCGCGGTAGTCCGGCTCAATGCCGAAGGAAAGGACTTGATAGCAGCCGAAACCGGAGTCGGGCCCGTGGACGCAGCTCTCAAGGCAATCCAAAAGATCTCCGGAGAAGTGGCCAACATAAAGATCCGGGAGTTTCGGCTTGAGTCAATCACCGGAGGCTCTGACGCCCTCGCCGAGGTATCAATTAAAGTCGAAGACAAGAACGGAAATGTTGTATCCGCTCGCAAGTCCGGCGAGGACGTGGTTGTCGCCTCCGTGCAGGCTGTGATGGACGCCATTAATAAGGTCCTGCTGAAAAGGTTGCTCCACTCGAAAAACTGA